A genomic window from Lotus japonicus ecotype B-129 chromosome 1, LjGifu_v1.2 includes:
- the LOC130733671 gene encoding cucumisin-like isoform X2, whose protein sequence is MDTSRFSALVLILLLNFISLLLKCHSTSLDDIKTYIVYTGNNMKDEAASLSLYESMLQEVSHSTTPKPVLHHYKRSFSGFAAKLTKEEADTMAGLDGVVSVFPSNNKQLLTTKSWDFIGFPLHAERTKTESDVIIGLIDTGIWPESESFDDKGLSPPPSKWKGTCQTSSNFNCNNKIIGAQYYRAVSEGPLRKEDLKSPRDSNGHGTHTASTAAGNTVTMASMLGLGEGTARGGASSARIAVYKVCWSDSGCLDEDILAAFDDAIADGVDILSVSIGGNNDRNYFQDSLSIGAFHAMRNGVLTVFAAGNSGPGLASIENFAPWSISVAASTIDRKFVTKVELGDRRTYEGISINTFDLKGELYPLIYGGDAPNTSAGWDGSQSRYCFRNSLDKNLVKGKIVLCEGRYEKAGSETLEAGAIGLLTQGQTGRQNANSFPLSASDLDLKDAAYIYDYINSTRAPTATIFKSDELEDSSAPEVVIFSSRGPNLVTPEVLKPDLIAPGVNILASWSPISPVSFSLDDLRKLQFNIISGTSMACPHVSGAAGYIKSFHPAWSPAAIRSALMTTAKQLSPMNNLGAEFAYGAGQISPSKAMKPGLVYDATESDYIRFLCGQGYNSKRLHLITGDNSSCSETTYGSARDLNYPSFALQASPSYPNVYGTFKRTVTNVGSPISTYKAFVTSPLGLKIKVKPNVLSFKYLGEKKTFVLTVDGTYQVRSPIVVFGAAIL, encoded by the exons ATGGATACTAGTAGATTCTCTGCTCTTGTTTTGATTCTCCTCCTTAACTTTATTTCACTTCTCCTCAAATGCCACTCAACTTCCCTGGATGACATAAAG ACCTACATTGTCTACACTGGCAACAACATGAAAGATGAAGCTGCTTCTTTGTCGCTTTACGAAAGCATGTTACAAGAAGTTTCACACAG CACAACACCTAAGCCTGTGTTGCACCACTACAAACGTAGTTTCAGTGGCTTTGCTGCGAAGCTAacgaaggaagaagcagatacAATGGCTG GACTTGATGGAGTGGTGTCTGTCTTTCCTAGTAACAATAAACAGCTGCTGACAACAAAGTCTTGGGATTTTATTGGCTTTCCACTACATGCTGAAAGAACAAAAACTGAAAGTGATGTCATCATTGGATTAATTGACACTGGAATCTGGCCAGAGTCTGAAAGTTTTGATGATAAAGGATTGAGTCCTCCACCTAGTAAATGGAAGGGAACCTGCCAAACTTCTTCTAATTTCAATTGCAACAA TAAAATTATTGGTGCTCAGTATTACAGAGCTGTGAGTGAAGGACCCTTGAGAAAAGAAGATCTCaaatctccaagagactcaaatGGTCATGGGACTCATACAGCATCAACAGCAGCTGGTAACACAGTTACCATGGCAAGCATGTTAGGCCTTGGAGAAGGAACAGCAAGAGGAGGGGCTTCATCAGCACGCATTGCGGTCTATAAAGTGTGTTGGTCTGATAGTGGATGTCTAGATGAAGACATTCTTGCCGCATTTGATGACGCAATTGCGGATGGGGTAGACATATTGTCAGTCTCTATTGGAGGAAACAATGATCGTAACTATTTTCAAGATTCTTTGTCCATTGGAGCATTTCATGCCATGAGAAATGGAGTTCTAACAGTATTTGCAGCAGGTAACTCAGGTCCAGGGCTTGCATCCATAGAGAATTTTGCACCTTGGTCAATTTCTGTGGCTGCTAGTACCATTGACAGGAAGTTTGTTACCAAGGTTGAATTAGGAGACAGAAGAACTTATGAG GGAATCTCAATAAATACATTTGACCTTAAGGGAGAATTATACCCTCTAATCTATGGTGGAGACGCACCAAACACTAGCGCAGGTTGGGATGGATCTCAATCCAG GTATTGCTTCCGAAATTCGTTGGATAAAAACTTAgtgaagggtaaaattgttctCTGCGAGGGCAGATATGAAAAGGCAGGATCAGAAACCTTAGAAGCTGGTGCCATTGGTTTGCTGACACAAGGTCAAACTGGTAGACAAAATGCAAACTCTTTTCCCTTGTCTGCATCTGACCTTGACTTGAAGGATGCTGCCTATATATATGACTACATAAACTCTACAAG GGCTCCAACTGCAACCATATTTAAGAGTGATGAGTTAGAAGATAGTTCAGCCCCTGAAGTAGTCATTttctcatcaaggggtccaaaTTTAGTTACACCTGAagttctaaag CCGGATTTGATTGCTCCTGGAGTAAACATCCTAGCCAGTTGGTCTCCAATATCACCTgtttctttctctcttgatgACCTCAGAAAATTACAATTCAATATTATCTCAGGAACATCAATGGCTTGTCCACATGTGTCTGGTGCAGCAGGGTACATCAAGTCATTTCATCCTGCATGGTCTCCTGCTGCTATCCGTTCAGCTCTAATGACAACAG CTAAACAGTTGAGTCCCATGAATAACCTGGGGGCAGAATTTGCATATGGAGCTGGCCAAATCAGTCCTTCCAAGGCTATGAAACCTGGTTTAGTGTATGATGCTACTGAAAGTGACTACATAAGATTTTTATGTGGACAGGGCTATAATTCGAAGCGTCTACATCTCATCACAGGGGATAATAGCAGCTGCTCTGAGACAACTTATGGATCAGCGAGGGATCTAAACTATCCTTCGTTTGCACTTCAAGCCTCACCTTCATATCCCAATGTGTATGGCACTTTCAAGAGGACAGTCACTAATGTTGGGTCCCCAATCTCCACATATAAAGCTTTTGTGACTTCTCCTTTAGGACTTAAGATCAAAGTAAAGCCAAATGTTCTATCATTCAAATATCTTGGCGAAAAGAAAACATTTGTGCTCACTGTTGATGGTACTTACCAAGTGAGGAGCCCTATTGTTGTGTTTGGTGCAGCTATACTATAA
- the LOC130731609 gene encoding uncharacterized protein LOC130731609, with translation MMIPNDDAEPAHHAHAYMEEAMDKVFKINREIGFHVLFTLLLNCCEDWYMILGAILCFATSDFFSFSRRMFTELRHQLYLMLICFVFSTAGLMLVFHGATKDISVKLLKLFFMHMWFAAFVFLRHCSTPFAEVFVNNVLESAYQIYLIKGERVLNFIDSIIDEVQDKCLKLNRILVFHCVILSLKYHSSPTKLLAMAAATFFLVLSDFLSFGWGALEGVNQKINLLLTCLAVSGIGIATLALHSSEDLHIIVEVAALQLWFDAMQTLSHQQGNHGS, from the exons ATGATGATTCCGAATGATGATGCTGAACCTGCTCACCATGCTCATGCTTATATGGAAGAGGCTATGGATAAGGTTTTCAAAATAAACCGTGAAATTGGATTTCATGTACTGTTCACCTTGCTGCTCAATTGCTGTGAAGATTGGTATATGATACTGGGTGCTATTCTGTGTTTTGCTACTTCCGATTTTTTCTCGTTTTCACGTCGCATGTTTACCGAACTTCGCCATCAACTCTATCTCATGCTGATCTGCTTTGTGTTTTCCACAGCAG GGTTGATGCTTGTTTTTCATGGTGCTACAAAGGACATCAGTGTGAAGCTTTTGAAGCTTTTCTTTATGCACATGTGGTTTGCTGCATTTGTTTTCCTCCGTCATTGCTCCACACCCTTTGCAGAAGTATTTGTGAACAATGTGTTAGAGTCTGCCTACCAGATTTATTTGATTAAGGGTGAAAGGGTCCTGAACTTCATTGACTCTATAATTGATGAAGTTCAGGACAAATGCTTAAAGTTGAATCGTATATTGGTTTTCCACTGTGTTATACTCTCTCTGAAGTATCATAGCTCACCCACCAAGCTACTAGCCATGGCAGCAGCAACTTTTTTCTTGGTACTTTCAGATTTTCTGTCTTTTGGTTGGGGTGCATTGGAGGGAGTGAACCAGAAAATCAATTTACTGCTCACATGCCTAGCAGTATCTG GGATTGGAATTGCAACATTGGCACTACACAGCTCTGAAGACCTCCATATCATTGTTGAAGTTGCTGCTCTTCAACTATGGTTTGACGCTATGCAAACGCTCTCTCACCAACAAGGCAATCATGGCAGTTAG
- the LOC130733671 gene encoding cucumisin-like isoform X1, whose protein sequence is MDTSRFSALVLILLLNFISLLLKCHSTSLDDIKTYIVYTGNNMKDEAASLSLYESMLQEVSHSSTTPKPVLHHYKRSFSGFAAKLTKEEADTMAGLDGVVSVFPSNNKQLLTTKSWDFIGFPLHAERTKTESDVIIGLIDTGIWPESESFDDKGLSPPPSKWKGTCQTSSNFNCNNKIIGAQYYRAVSEGPLRKEDLKSPRDSNGHGTHTASTAAGNTVTMASMLGLGEGTARGGASSARIAVYKVCWSDSGCLDEDILAAFDDAIADGVDILSVSIGGNNDRNYFQDSLSIGAFHAMRNGVLTVFAAGNSGPGLASIENFAPWSISVAASTIDRKFVTKVELGDRRTYEGISINTFDLKGELYPLIYGGDAPNTSAGWDGSQSRYCFRNSLDKNLVKGKIVLCEGRYEKAGSETLEAGAIGLLTQGQTGRQNANSFPLSASDLDLKDAAYIYDYINSTRAPTATIFKSDELEDSSAPEVVIFSSRGPNLVTPEVLKPDLIAPGVNILASWSPISPVSFSLDDLRKLQFNIISGTSMACPHVSGAAGYIKSFHPAWSPAAIRSALMTTAKQLSPMNNLGAEFAYGAGQISPSKAMKPGLVYDATESDYIRFLCGQGYNSKRLHLITGDNSSCSETTYGSARDLNYPSFALQASPSYPNVYGTFKRTVTNVGSPISTYKAFVTSPLGLKIKVKPNVLSFKYLGEKKTFVLTVDGTYQVRSPIVVFGAAIL, encoded by the exons ATGGATACTAGTAGATTCTCTGCTCTTGTTTTGATTCTCCTCCTTAACTTTATTTCACTTCTCCTCAAATGCCACTCAACTTCCCTGGATGACATAAAG ACCTACATTGTCTACACTGGCAACAACATGAAAGATGAAGCTGCTTCTTTGTCGCTTTACGAAAGCATGTTACAAGAAGTTTCACACAG CAGCACAACACCTAAGCCTGTGTTGCACCACTACAAACGTAGTTTCAGTGGCTTTGCTGCGAAGCTAacgaaggaagaagcagatacAATGGCTG GACTTGATGGAGTGGTGTCTGTCTTTCCTAGTAACAATAAACAGCTGCTGACAACAAAGTCTTGGGATTTTATTGGCTTTCCACTACATGCTGAAAGAACAAAAACTGAAAGTGATGTCATCATTGGATTAATTGACACTGGAATCTGGCCAGAGTCTGAAAGTTTTGATGATAAAGGATTGAGTCCTCCACCTAGTAAATGGAAGGGAACCTGCCAAACTTCTTCTAATTTCAATTGCAACAA TAAAATTATTGGTGCTCAGTATTACAGAGCTGTGAGTGAAGGACCCTTGAGAAAAGAAGATCTCaaatctccaagagactcaaatGGTCATGGGACTCATACAGCATCAACAGCAGCTGGTAACACAGTTACCATGGCAAGCATGTTAGGCCTTGGAGAAGGAACAGCAAGAGGAGGGGCTTCATCAGCACGCATTGCGGTCTATAAAGTGTGTTGGTCTGATAGTGGATGTCTAGATGAAGACATTCTTGCCGCATTTGATGACGCAATTGCGGATGGGGTAGACATATTGTCAGTCTCTATTGGAGGAAACAATGATCGTAACTATTTTCAAGATTCTTTGTCCATTGGAGCATTTCATGCCATGAGAAATGGAGTTCTAACAGTATTTGCAGCAGGTAACTCAGGTCCAGGGCTTGCATCCATAGAGAATTTTGCACCTTGGTCAATTTCTGTGGCTGCTAGTACCATTGACAGGAAGTTTGTTACCAAGGTTGAATTAGGAGACAGAAGAACTTATGAG GGAATCTCAATAAATACATTTGACCTTAAGGGAGAATTATACCCTCTAATCTATGGTGGAGACGCACCAAACACTAGCGCAGGTTGGGATGGATCTCAATCCAG GTATTGCTTCCGAAATTCGTTGGATAAAAACTTAgtgaagggtaaaattgttctCTGCGAGGGCAGATATGAAAAGGCAGGATCAGAAACCTTAGAAGCTGGTGCCATTGGTTTGCTGACACAAGGTCAAACTGGTAGACAAAATGCAAACTCTTTTCCCTTGTCTGCATCTGACCTTGACTTGAAGGATGCTGCCTATATATATGACTACATAAACTCTACAAG GGCTCCAACTGCAACCATATTTAAGAGTGATGAGTTAGAAGATAGTTCAGCCCCTGAAGTAGTCATTttctcatcaaggggtccaaaTTTAGTTACACCTGAagttctaaag CCGGATTTGATTGCTCCTGGAGTAAACATCCTAGCCAGTTGGTCTCCAATATCACCTgtttctttctctcttgatgACCTCAGAAAATTACAATTCAATATTATCTCAGGAACATCAATGGCTTGTCCACATGTGTCTGGTGCAGCAGGGTACATCAAGTCATTTCATCCTGCATGGTCTCCTGCTGCTATCCGTTCAGCTCTAATGACAACAG CTAAACAGTTGAGTCCCATGAATAACCTGGGGGCAGAATTTGCATATGGAGCTGGCCAAATCAGTCCTTCCAAGGCTATGAAACCTGGTTTAGTGTATGATGCTACTGAAAGTGACTACATAAGATTTTTATGTGGACAGGGCTATAATTCGAAGCGTCTACATCTCATCACAGGGGATAATAGCAGCTGCTCTGAGACAACTTATGGATCAGCGAGGGATCTAAACTATCCTTCGTTTGCACTTCAAGCCTCACCTTCATATCCCAATGTGTATGGCACTTTCAAGAGGACAGTCACTAATGTTGGGTCCCCAATCTCCACATATAAAGCTTTTGTGACTTCTCCTTTAGGACTTAAGATCAAAGTAAAGCCAAATGTTCTATCATTCAAATATCTTGGCGAAAAGAAAACATTTGTGCTCACTGTTGATGGTACTTACCAAGTGAGGAGCCCTATTGTTGTGTTTGGTGCAGCTATACTATAA